The genomic interval ACAAGTCGCAAGATTAAAGCCTTACTTGAAGATATTGGAGCTATTTTTGTGGGACACATCGTTTTGCAAGATAAGGTTCAGAACTTGATTAGTGCTCTTACAATTACGAGATGGCTTTTGAACGGTAAGAAAGAAGCAACACGTTTCTTCCCACAAGCAGGCATCACTCAGAACGACATAAATGAAGCATCACGTTTCGGCGATGTGATATTGAACGAGTGGAAAAATGATTCAACGCTTTCGCATCTTCAGGATAAGCTGTTGGCTAGTGGCGCAATAGACTATAAGCCGTCAGTATTGTTCCTTGAGAAAGCCGGACACAGGATGTTTGGACTATGGGCGAAGTTTATAATAAAAAAGGGTGATATTGATGATAATCGCAGACGCCTGCGTGAGACTCTTTTCTTCTATTATCTTATCTTTGTCCTTTTGTGGTGTCTCCCTTCGGACAGCTTCTGTTCTACGCGACTTATCCGTTGCATAGAGTTAAATACAACAAGCGTAGAGATTGTAGCATAGAAATAACTGATTAGAACATAATCAATATAAGATAAATGAACGTATATATAACAAAGGTAGCCAAGTTCTTTCCAAATGAGCCGGTAGAGAATGACGATATGGAAAGCTATCTTGGCATGGTTGACGGAAAACCATCTAAAGCCCGACGAATTGTCCTCAGGCGCAATGGTATCAAGCAGCGATACTATGCATTCGACAAGCAGGGAAATGTTACCCATACAAATGTCCAGATGGCGGCAAATGCTGTTCGCGGACTCTTTGATGAGCATTTCTCTCTTGACGATGTTGACCTGTTGTCATGTGGCACTGCATCGCCTGAACAGATTGTTCCTTCACATGGTGTGATGGTTCATGGCGAGCTTGGTGGCAGCAAGAATATCGAGGTGGTGTCGTTTGCAGGCTCATGCTGTACTGGCGTTGACGCATTGAAGTATGCTTGTATGGCAGTAGAGCTCGGCATGTCGAAGAATGCCGTGGTGTCAGCTTCTGAGCGCGCGTCGGCTTGGATGCATGCATCTTATTTCCAGAAAGAGTCGGAGCAGCTGGCTCAGTTGGAGCAGCAGCCCATGCTCGCTTTCCAGAAGGAGTTCCTTCGCTGGATGCTTTCC from Prevotella sp. E13-27 carries:
- a CDS encoding beta-ketoacyl-ACP synthase III, whose amino-acid sequence is MNVYITKVAKFFPNEPVENDDMESYLGMVDGKPSKARRIVLRRNGIKQRYYAFDKQGNVTHTNVQMAANAVRGLFDEHFSLDDVDLLSCGTASPEQIVPSHGVMVHGELGGSKNIEVVSFAGSCCTGVDALKYACMAVELGMSKNAVVSASERASAWMHASYFQKESEQLAQLEQQPMLAFQKEFLRWMLSDGALALHLEGKPNETGLSLKVDWIEITSFAGKMETCMYAGAEKEPDGKLKGWTLFPEQEWLDKSVFAVKQDTRLLSEYIVPLGIDFLIQLGEKHNLKPEDVDWFLPHLSSMMFKDVILQQSKERGYYIPEEKWFVNLPHVGNIASASAFAMIEELLYSGKLEKGQKILLMVPESARFSYCYCLLTVC
- a CDS encoding flavodoxin family protein — its product is MKIAVFYYSQTGQALEVARSICAPIIESADGTGNNSVVFKPIVSVRKYPYPWSRSEFFSVFPETRLGIVISDIAEMDFSDVLDADLVMIVGQSWFLSPSMPLQSFLADKNVKSYLSGRKVVFVNACRNMWLMTSRKIKALLEDIGAIFVGHIVLQDKVQNLISALTITRWLLNGKKEATRFFPQAGITQNDINEASRFGDVILNEWKNDSTLSHLQDKLLASGAIDYKPSVLFLEKAGHRMFGLWAKFIIKKGDIDDNRRRLRETLFFYYLIFVLLWCLPSDSFCSTRLIRCIELNTTSVEIVA